In the genome of Bradyrhizobium arachidis, one region contains:
- a CDS encoding RluA family pseudouridine synthase — translation MLDVPQLTADEILARVLHRDGLMLIIDKPAGLPVHRGPKGGPNLEDSFDALRFGLPRPPVLAHRLDKDTSGCLVLGRHRKATASLGLLFKHGKIGKTYWTVVEGGPTEDEGTIDMPLGRLNAERGWWQKPDPDGQKAITNWKVMGRGDGFTWLAMEPVTGRTHQLRVHSAASGWPIFGDNIYGNGPRFGEPKLHLHSREIVVPISRNKEPVRVVAPAPPHMHEKLRACGWNGE, via the coding sequence TTGCTCGATGTTCCCCAATTGACCGCCGACGAGATCCTGGCCCGTGTGCTCCACCGCGACGGCCTGATGCTGATCATCGACAAGCCGGCCGGTCTTCCCGTGCATCGCGGCCCCAAGGGCGGCCCCAATCTGGAGGATTCCTTCGACGCGCTCCGGTTCGGCCTGCCGCGGCCGCCGGTGCTGGCCCACCGGCTGGACAAGGACACCTCCGGTTGCCTCGTGCTCGGCCGCCATCGCAAGGCGACGGCGTCGCTCGGCCTGCTGTTCAAGCACGGCAAGATCGGCAAAACCTACTGGACCGTGGTCGAGGGCGGCCCCACCGAGGACGAAGGCACCATCGACATGCCGCTCGGCCGGCTCAATGCCGAGCGCGGCTGGTGGCAGAAGCCGGATCCGGACGGGCAGAAGGCGATCACCAACTGGAAGGTGATGGGCCGGGGCGACGGTTTCACCTGGCTCGCCATGGAACCGGTGACCGGGCGGACCCATCAATTGCGGGTGCATTCGGCCGCATCCGGCTGGCCGATCTTCGGTGATAACATTTACGGCAACGGCCCGCGCTTCGGCGAGCCGAAGCTTCACCTGCATTCCCGCGAGATCGTGGTGCCGATCTCCCGGAACAAGGAGCCGGTCCGCGTGGTCGCGCCCGCCCCGCCGCATATGCATGAGAAGCTCAGGGCGTGCGGGTGGAACGGGGAATAG
- the mtaB gene encoding tRNA (N(6)-L-threonylcarbamoyladenosine(37)-C(2))-methylthiotransferase MtaB yields MTVDVVSFGCRLNAFEAEVIRREAEGAGLSDTIVINSCAVTNEAVAQARQSIRKLKRERPEARIVVTGCAAQTQSAMFAEMVEVDRVVGNDDKLRSDAWRQTRDAFDIDASEKIAVSDIMSVKEMAPHLIDGFASGLPRVFVQVQNGCDHRCTFCIIPYGRGNSRSVPMGAVVDQVRTLAERGHAEIVLTGVDLTSYGTDLPGAPKLGMLTKQILRHVPELKRLRISSIDSIEADSDLLDAIADDARLMPHLHLSLQSGDDMILKRMKRRHSRKQAIAFCEQVRRLRPDIALGADVIAGFPTETEEMFSRSLDLVEECGLTFLHVFPYSPRPGTPAARMPQVAGGAIKQRAKRLRAAGEVALRRRLQAEIGATREVLIESDGQGRTEHYLPVAVAGERVGSVVPLRIAGSDGERLTA; encoded by the coding sequence ATGACCGTCGACGTCGTCAGCTTCGGCTGCCGCCTCAACGCCTTCGAGGCCGAGGTGATCCGCCGTGAGGCCGAGGGCGCGGGCCTGTCCGACACCATCGTCATCAACAGCTGCGCCGTCACCAACGAAGCGGTGGCGCAGGCGCGGCAGTCGATCCGCAAGCTGAAGCGTGAGCGGCCGGAAGCGCGCATCGTCGTCACCGGCTGCGCGGCGCAGACGCAGAGCGCGATGTTCGCCGAGATGGTCGAGGTCGATCGCGTCGTCGGCAATGACGACAAGCTGCGTAGTGATGCGTGGCGCCAGACCCGCGACGCGTTCGACATCGACGCCAGCGAAAAGATCGCCGTCAGCGACATCATGTCGGTCAAGGAGATGGCGCCGCATCTGATCGACGGCTTTGCGAGCGGCCTGCCGCGCGTGTTCGTGCAGGTGCAGAACGGCTGCGACCACCGCTGCACCTTCTGCATCATCCCCTATGGCCGCGGCAATTCACGCTCGGTGCCGATGGGTGCGGTGGTCGATCAGGTGCGGACGCTGGCGGAGCGCGGTCATGCCGAGATCGTGCTGACCGGCGTCGATCTCACCAGCTACGGCACGGACCTGCCGGGCGCACCAAAGCTCGGCATGCTGACCAAGCAGATCCTGCGGCATGTGCCGGAGTTGAAGCGCCTGCGCATCTCTTCGATCGATTCGATCGAGGCCGACAGCGATCTGCTCGATGCCATCGCCGACGATGCGCGGCTGATGCCGCATCTGCATCTGTCGCTACAGTCAGGCGACGACATGATCCTGAAGCGCATGAAGCGGCGGCATTCGCGGAAGCAAGCGATCGCGTTCTGCGAACAGGTCCGCCGCCTCCGCCCGGACATTGCGCTGGGTGCCGACGTCATCGCGGGCTTTCCGACCGAGACCGAGGAGATGTTTTCGCGCTCGCTCGATCTCGTCGAGGAATGCGGCCTCACCTTCCTGCACGTCTTCCCGTACTCGCCACGCCCCGGCACGCCGGCCGCGCGCATGCCGCAGGTCGCGGGTGGTGCGATCAAGCAGCGCGCGAAGCGGCTGCGTGCAGCCGGTGAAGTGGCCCTGCGTCGGAGGCTGCAAGCCGAGATCGGCGCAACGCGCGAGGTGCTGATCGAGAGCGACGGGCAGGGGCGGACGGAGCATTATCTGCCGGTGGCGGTCGCGGGCGAGCGTGTGGGGAGCGTCGTGCCGCTGAGGATCGCCGGCAGTGATGGTGAGCGGCTGACCGCGTAA
- the ftsY gene encoding signal recognition particle-docking protein FtsY has protein sequence MNDTTSDPPKLSWWRRLSNGLKRTSSSLGTAVADLVTKRKLDRAMLDDIEDVLLRADLGTSVAVRIAEAVGTGRYDKAISADEVKDVVATEVEKVLAPVAKPLVIDTAKKPFVILVVGVNGSGKTTTIGKLSQKFASEGRKVMLAAGDTFRAAAIEQLKVWGERTKTPVIAGAQGSDSASLAFNALTAAKEQGIDVLLIDTAGRLQNKAELMNELEKVVRVIRKVDDTAPHAVLLVLDATVGQNALSQVEAFHRTAGVTGLVMTKLDGTARGGILVALAEKFKLPVHFIGVGEGVDDLAAFTARDFARAIAGIES, from the coding sequence ATGAACGATACCACGTCAGATCCCCCCAAGCTGAGCTGGTGGCGCCGCCTGTCCAACGGGCTGAAGCGGACCTCGTCCTCGCTCGGGACCGCGGTCGCCGATCTCGTCACCAAGCGCAAGCTCGACCGCGCCATGCTCGACGACATCGAGGACGTGCTGCTGCGCGCCGATCTCGGCACGTCGGTCGCGGTGCGGATCGCAGAGGCCGTCGGCACGGGTCGTTACGACAAGGCGATCTCGGCGGACGAGGTCAAGGACGTCGTCGCGACCGAGGTCGAGAAGGTGCTGGCGCCGGTGGCAAAACCGCTCGTGATCGATACGGCCAAGAAGCCGTTCGTCATCCTCGTGGTCGGCGTCAACGGCTCCGGCAAGACCACCACCATCGGAAAGCTCTCGCAGAAATTCGCCTCCGAAGGCCGCAAGGTGATGCTGGCCGCCGGCGACACGTTTCGCGCCGCCGCCATCGAGCAGCTCAAGGTCTGGGGCGAGCGCACCAAGACGCCTGTTATCGCGGGCGCGCAGGGCTCGGATTCGGCGAGCCTCGCCTTCAACGCGCTGACCGCGGCGAAAGAGCAGGGCATCGACGTGCTCCTGATCGACACCGCCGGGCGCCTGCAGAACAAGGCCGAGTTGATGAACGAGCTCGAGAAGGTCGTGCGCGTGATCCGCAAGGTGGATGACACTGCGCCGCATGCCGTGCTGCTTGTGCTGGACGCCACCGTGGGCCAGAACGCGCTGTCGCAGGTCGAGGCCTTCCATCGCACCGCCGGGGTCACCGGCCTCGTGATGACCAAGCTCGACGGCACCGCGCGTGGCGGCATCCTGGTGGCGCTCGCGGAGAAATTCAAACTGCCGGTGCATTTCATCGGCGTCGGCGAGGGCGTCGACGATCTCGCCGCGTTCACCGCGCGCGATTTCGCCCGCGCGATCGCCGGAATCGAAAGCTGA
- a CDS encoding septation protein A, translating into MDKTQPHPLFKLATELGPLLVFFFVNAKFNLFAATGAFMVAIVAAMIASYVVTRHIPIMAVVTGVIVLVFGTLTLVLHDETFIKVKPTIIYGLFAAILGGGLLFGRSFIAVMFDQMFNLTPQGWRILTLRWALFFAGMAVLNEIVWRTQSTDFWVNFKVFGVTTITMIFALAQMPLTKRYGIEPASLEASEAEAGDVRKG; encoded by the coding sequence ATGGACAAGACCCAGCCGCACCCACTGTTCAAGCTTGCGACCGAGCTCGGACCGCTGCTCGTGTTCTTCTTCGTCAATGCGAAGTTCAATCTGTTCGCCGCGACCGGCGCCTTCATGGTCGCGATCGTCGCGGCCATGATCGCGTCCTATGTGGTGACGCGTCACATCCCGATAATGGCGGTCGTCACAGGCGTCATCGTGCTGGTGTTCGGCACGCTGACGCTGGTGCTGCACGACGAGACCTTCATCAAGGTCAAGCCGACCATCATCTACGGCCTGTTCGCCGCGATCCTCGGCGGCGGCCTCTTGTTCGGCCGCTCCTTCATCGCCGTGATGTTCGACCAGATGTTCAATCTGACGCCGCAGGGCTGGCGCATCCTCACGCTGCGCTGGGCGCTGTTCTTCGCCGGCATGGCGGTGCTGAACGAGATCGTCTGGCGCACGCAAAGCACGGACTTCTGGGTGAATTTCAAGGTGTTCGGCGTCACCACGATCACCATGATCTTCGCCCTCGCCCAGATGCCGCTGACCAAGCGCTACGGGATCGAGCCGGCCTCGCTGGAGGCGAGCGAGGCGGAAGCGGGGGACGTGAGGAAGGGGTAA
- a CDS encoding DUF2336 domain-containing protein, with protein MSKAELSIIDEVESAIRMGSAEKGLETARRVTDLFLSSAGSFDDEQIALFDDVLERLIRTIELRAIADIGARVALAEISAQLAPIAQAPPSVIRRLANNDEIRIAGPVLQESARLDDGELVRIASSKSEPHLLAVAGRWWLKEIVTDALLARRYPSVSRRLAANPGARVSGNGFAIIVGQAEGDPELAVNVGVRVDLPSELRRQLLRSATDAVRTRLLSRAPPHLFEEIQSAITAVTVGVEREMSAVRDFEGAKRAIANLKAAGQLNEATLLGFATQRRYEETVAALAALSGSTVEVIRPLMQSLRDDGLLVPCKAAQLRWETTAAVLESRYATGAMKSADLARAQGHFARMTPENARRTLRFWQVRAQ; from the coding sequence ATGTCCAAGGCCGAGCTATCGATCATCGACGAGGTCGAATCCGCAATCCGGATGGGCTCGGCGGAAAAGGGCCTGGAAACCGCCCGGCGCGTCACCGACCTGTTCCTCTCCTCCGCCGGCAGTTTCGACGACGAGCAGATCGCGCTGTTCGACGACGTGCTCGAGCGCCTGATCCGCACCATCGAGCTGCGCGCCATTGCCGACATCGGCGCGCGCGTCGCCCTCGCCGAGATCAGCGCGCAGCTCGCGCCGATCGCGCAGGCGCCGCCCTCCGTGATCCGCCGCCTCGCCAACAACGACGAAATTCGTATCGCCGGTCCCGTGCTGCAGGAATCCGCGCGCCTCGACGATGGCGAGCTGGTCAGGATCGCCTCCAGCAAAAGCGAGCCGCATCTGCTCGCGGTCGCCGGACGCTGGTGGCTGAAGGAGATCGTCACCGACGCGCTGCTGGCGCGGCGCTATCCCAGCGTCAGCCGCCGCCTCGCCGCCAATCCGGGTGCGCGCGTGTCGGGCAACGGATTTGCCATCATCGTCGGACAGGCCGAGGGCGATCCCGAGCTCGCCGTCAATGTCGGCGTCCGCGTCGATTTGCCGTCGGAGCTGCGCCGGCAATTGCTGCGCTCGGCAACGGATGCGGTGCGCACCCGCCTGCTGTCGCGCGCGCCGCCGCATCTATTCGAGGAAATCCAGAGCGCGATCACGGCCGTCACCGTCGGCGTCGAGCGCGAGATGTCTGCAGTCCGCGACTTCGAAGGCGCCAAGCGGGCGATCGCCAATCTCAAGGCGGCCGGCCAGCTCAACGAGGCGACGCTGCTCGGCTTCGCCACGCAGCGGCGCTATGAGGAGACCGTCGCGGCGCTGGCCGCGCTGTCTGGCTCGACCGTCGAGGTGATTCGCCCGCTGATGCAGAGCCTGCGCGACGACGGCCTGCTGGTGCCGTGCAAAGCGGCGCAGCTCCGCTGGGAAACCACGGCCGCCGTGCTCGAAAGCCGCTATGCCACCGGCGCGATGAAGTCGGCCGACCTTGCCAGAGCGCAGGGGCATTTTGCGCGGATGACGCCGGAGAACGCGCGGCGGACGCTGCGGTTCTGGCAGGTCAGGGCGCAGTAG
- the dapF gene encoding diaminopimelate epimerase, with translation MSALANHAFAKMNGIGNEIVVVDMRDSASPVTPDDARAVASAQGGVPYDQLMVLQKPRLDGTEAFIRIYNNDGSEAGACGNGMRCVVRRIFERTGQTTATFETAAGLLNAWQGPAPDLYTVDMGAPKFGWQDIPLAEEFRDTRYIELQIGPIDNPILHSPSAVSMGNPHAVFWVDDVNAYDLGRFGPLLENHPIFPERANITLAHIVDREHITIRTWERGAGLTRACGSAACATAVAAARLKRAERNVEITLPGGKLGIEWRERDDHVLMTGTATFEYEGNFDPALFAPVG, from the coding sequence ATGAGCGCGCTGGCCAACCACGCATTTGCCAAGATGAACGGCATCGGCAACGAGATCGTCGTTGTCGACATGCGCGATTCTGCCTCGCCGGTGACGCCGGACGATGCCCGTGCGGTGGCGTCCGCGCAAGGCGGCGTGCCCTACGACCAGCTCATGGTGCTGCAGAAGCCGCGGCTCGATGGCACCGAGGCCTTCATCCGCATCTACAACAATGACGGCTCCGAGGCCGGCGCCTGCGGCAACGGCATGCGCTGCGTGGTGCGGCGGATCTTCGAGAGGACCGGCCAGACCACGGCGACGTTCGAGACCGCGGCCGGCCTGCTCAATGCCTGGCAGGGTCCGGCGCCCGATCTCTACACAGTCGACATGGGCGCGCCGAAGTTCGGCTGGCAGGACATTCCGCTCGCTGAAGAGTTTCGCGACACCCGCTACATCGAATTGCAGATCGGCCCGATCGACAATCCGATCCTGCATTCGCCCTCGGCGGTGAGCATGGGCAATCCGCACGCGGTGTTCTGGGTCGACGACGTCAACGCCTACGACCTCGGCCGCTTCGGTCCGCTGCTGGAAAACCACCCGATCTTCCCCGAGCGCGCCAATATCACGCTGGCACATATCGTCGATCGCGAGCACATCACCATCCGTACCTGGGAGCGCGGTGCCGGCCTGACCAGGGCCTGCGGTTCGGCGGCCTGCGCGACTGCCGTTGCTGCTGCGCGGCTGAAGCGCGCGGAGCGCAATGTCGAGATTACGCTGCCCGGCGGCAAGCTCGGCATCGAATGGCGCGAGCGCGACGACCACGTGCTGATGACCGGCACGGCGACCTTCGAATATGAAGGCAATTTCGATCCGGCGCTGTTCGCGCCGGTCGGGTAA